From a region of the Methanobacterium formicicum DSM 3637 genome:
- a CDS encoding MATE family efflux transporter, translating into MTTNNQSSKDVDQRISMVTGEPKRAIRVLAMPMIISMFLIMAYNLADSIWVAGLGPNALAALGFINPLFMIVIGLGNGLGAGAMSLIARCIGAQNKKGADNAAMHSLLLTIVVSAGVTVVLLVFLKPILLLMGAGVTVDLAMQYGQIVFGGLIFFMFSNVASGILRAEGDVNRPMYAIAATTILNVILDPIFIYYFGWGVSGAAWATILSSSISCVVLIYWLLLKRDTYVSFSGKDFKASWNVVKNILMVALPASVESLVMSILGIILNFMLVITGGAEAVAVYTAGWRVVMMAMIPPIGIGTAAITVGGAAYGARKYKNLSTALSYSAKLGVGIALVTATLTYVFAGSIATIFTYSPQSAFMAPSIAAFLQVMFLFFITVPLGITASSIFQAMGKGFTSLILTVLREVVFVAFFAYLFAFTLGFGSSGVWWGIVVGGGLGCAVAYTWATIYVRRLKRNY; encoded by the coding sequence ATGACTACTAATAATCAAAGTTCAAAAGATGTGGATCAGCGCATCTCCATGGTTACGGGGGAACCAAAAAGGGCAATCCGGGTACTTGCCATGCCAATGATCATTTCCATGTTTTTAATCATGGCTTACAACTTGGCAGACAGTATATGGGTGGCTGGCCTTGGACCAAATGCCCTGGCTGCGTTAGGTTTCATCAACCCTCTTTTTATGATAGTGATAGGTTTGGGTAATGGTCTGGGAGCGGGGGCCATGTCCCTGATCGCCCGATGCATAGGTGCCCAGAATAAAAAAGGTGCCGACAATGCGGCAATGCATTCACTACTACTTACAATTGTAGTATCTGCCGGAGTAACAGTTGTTCTGTTGGTGTTCTTAAAACCCATCCTGCTACTGATGGGTGCCGGTGTTACTGTAGATCTGGCAATGCAATACGGTCAGATAGTATTCGGGGGTCTAATTTTCTTCATGTTCTCCAACGTAGCTTCCGGTATTCTCAGGGCAGAAGGTGATGTTAATCGGCCAATGTATGCCATTGCGGCCACTACCATCCTGAATGTAATATTGGACCCTATATTCATCTACTACTTCGGATGGGGAGTAAGCGGGGCAGCCTGGGCCACCATACTTTCCAGTTCCATCTCCTGTGTGGTCCTGATCTACTGGTTACTGTTAAAAAGAGATACTTATGTTTCTTTCTCAGGAAAAGACTTCAAGGCAAGCTGGAATGTGGTTAAAAACATATTAATGGTAGCACTACCAGCCAGTGTGGAATCACTGGTTATGTCTATCCTGGGAATAATCTTAAACTTCATGCTGGTTATAACTGGGGGAGCAGAGGCAGTGGCAGTCTACACTGCTGGCTGGAGAGTAGTTATGATGGCCATGATACCACCAATTGGAATTGGAACCGCTGCCATCACTGTTGGTGGAGCAGCATACGGGGCCCGTAAGTATAAAAACCTATCCACTGCTTTAAGCTATTCTGCCAAATTAGGAGTGGGAATAGCCCTGGTTACCGCTACATTAACCTATGTCTTCGCCGGGAGTATAGCCACTATATTCACCTACTCCCCGCAAAGTGCTTTCATGGCACCATCCATTGCAGCCTTCCTCCAGGTGATGTTCCTGTTCTTCATCACCGTTCCACTGGGAATCACTGCCAGCTCCATATTCCAAGCAATGGGGAAAGGATTCACCTCCCTGATACTAACAGTATTGAGAGAAGTGGTATTTGTTGCCTTTTTTGCCTATCTATTTGCCTTCACACTGGGATTTGGATCATCAGGTGTATGGTGGGGAATAGTAGTTGGAGGAGGACTGGGATGTGCAGTGGCCTATACCTGGGCTACCATATACGTAAGACGTCTTAAAAGAAATTATTAA
- a CDS encoding DJ-1/PfpI family protein: MREIVTILFDEFETLDVFGPVEILGRLEEDFHLNFYSLKGGIIKSSHDVPVCTKPLNSLNLEQYILMIPGGMGTRKLVEDEVFLERLKALYLDAEYILTICTGSILLAKTGFLDGKNATTNKRVFKWTQEFPKVNWVHKARWVRDGNIYTSSGVSAGMDMALGFVADLLGYDVAKKQSIQIEYSWHEDSSWDPFSGDFS; the protein is encoded by the coding sequence ATGCGCGAAATTGTAACCATCCTGTTTGATGAATTTGAAACCCTGGATGTTTTTGGCCCTGTTGAAATCCTGGGAAGACTTGAAGAAGATTTTCACCTTAATTTTTATTCTCTTAAGGGTGGGATCATTAAAAGCAGCCATGATGTGCCTGTTTGCACTAAGCCCTTAAATTCCCTAAACCTAGAGCAGTATATACTGATGATTCCAGGTGGAATGGGTACCCGCAAATTAGTAGAGGATGAGGTTTTCCTGGAACGTCTTAAAGCTTTATACCTTGATGCAGAATACATTTTAACCATTTGTACTGGCTCCATACTTCTGGCTAAAACCGGTTTTTTAGATGGTAAAAATGCCACCACCAATAAAAGAGTATTCAAATGGACCCAAGAATTTCCAAAGGTGAACTGGGTTCATAAAGCTCGCTGGGTCCGAGATGGTAATATTTATACCAGTTCAGGGGTGAGTGCCGGAATGGATATGGCTCTGGGATTTGTTGCTGATTTATTGGGTTATGATGTGGCTAAAAAGCAGAGTATTCAGATTGAGTACAGCTGGCATGAAGATTCCAGTTGGGATCCTTTTTCTGGAGATTTTTCCTAA
- a CDS encoding PAS domain S-box protein, with product MKLSLDEPNTKSKPLIMVILLALACILTYYFHFILRSGIVFSQFYYIPVIISAFWWKRKGIWVVFFLVSVLFISELISPVDPLILQVYRVMILFSVSVIIIFISERIEKSQIELSESEEKYRNIVETTHEGVLTGDIDGTILYVNQRMCDLFGYKKDEILNHNIFKFVDEDKRHIFVEVRNKVLKGEKVTFTPEFRKKDGSTLWTLAQASPLYDSHGNHLSNLFMHSDITELKKTQKALEDSHSQLEKKVEERTRELAESEEKYRTLFDKDPDYNLLIDVDGVIVEINKALINLLGLSKSELVGKNFTELGKMEPGYISFILGKLSLLLDGNVIEPFEIRFKDKNDDIHWGLVHITPILDNGKIAHVLVIATDITGQKSAENEIKTSLREKEALLREIHHRVNNNMQIISSLLNLQKEYVREDETRDVLQDSQSRVKSMAMVHEKLYMSGDLSHINFKQYTEKLVSDIFYTYESQMDRIRPIFNLEYAELNMETAIPLGLVINELVANSLKFAFPNKEKGSITVEMKTKNDEYTLIVADDGIGFPADVDFKKTDSLGLQLVNNLVNQLDGEITLDRSHGTEYKITFKELNYKKRLDINNTVE from the coding sequence TTGAAGTTAAGTTTGGATGAACCAAATACCAAATCTAAACCTTTGATTATGGTTATTTTATTAGCCCTGGCTTGTATTTTAACCTATTATTTCCATTTTATTCTAAGATCTGGCATAGTATTCTCTCAATTTTATTATATTCCAGTTATTATTTCTGCATTCTGGTGGAAAAGGAAGGGTATATGGGTTGTTTTTTTCCTGGTGAGTGTTCTTTTTATTTCAGAGTTAATAAGTCCAGTTGATCCCTTGATTTTACAGGTGTATAGGGTTATGATATTATTTTCAGTTAGTGTAATTATCATTTTCATAAGTGAAAGAATTGAAAAATCACAGATTGAACTGTCTGAAAGTGAAGAAAAATACCGTAACATAGTAGAAACAACACATGAAGGTGTTTTAACTGGAGATATAGATGGAACTATTCTTTATGTTAACCAGAGGATGTGTGATTTGTTTGGGTATAAAAAAGATGAGATATTAAACCATAATATTTTTAAATTCGTGGATGAAGATAAGAGGCATATTTTTGTTGAAGTCAGAAACAAAGTTTTAAAAGGTGAAAAAGTCACATTTACTCCGGAATTCCGTAAGAAAGATGGTTCCACATTGTGGACCCTGGCCCAGGCATCCCCATTATATGATAGTCATGGAAACCATCTATCCAATCTTTTCATGCACAGTGACATCACTGAACTTAAGAAAACCCAAAAAGCCCTTGAAGACTCACATTCTCAATTGGAAAAAAAGGTAGAAGAACGTACCCGAGAATTAGCAGAAAGTGAAGAAAAATACAGAACTCTTTTTGATAAAGACCCCGATTATAACCTGCTCATAGATGTGGATGGTGTAATAGTTGAAATAAATAAAGCATTAATCAATCTGCTAGGCTTATCTAAAAGTGAGTTAGTTGGTAAGAATTTTACAGAATTGGGAAAAATGGAGCCCGGATACATATCCTTTATTTTAGGGAAATTATCCCTTTTATTGGATGGGAACGTCATAGAACCATTTGAAATCAGGTTTAAAGATAAAAATGATGATATTCATTGGGGTTTGGTGCATATAACTCCGATTCTGGATAATGGAAAAATTGCTCACGTTTTAGTGATTGCAACGGATATTACAGGGCAAAAAAGTGCTGAAAACGAAATTAAAACATCTTTGAGGGAAAAGGAGGCACTTTTAAGGGAAATTCATCACAGGGTAAATAACAATATGCAGATCATCTCCAGCTTACTAAACCTTCAAAAAGAGTATGTAAGGGAAGATGAGACGAGGGATGTTCTTCAGGACAGTCAAAGTAGGGTTAAATCCATGGCAATGGTCCATGAAAAACTTTACATGTCAGGTGATCTGAGCCACATAAACTTTAAACAGTACACTGAAAAACTGGTTTCAGACATATTTTACACCTATGAATCACAAATGGATAGGATTCGACCTATTTTTAACCTGGAATACGCTGAACTTAACATGGAAACAGCTATACCTTTAGGTCTGGTAATTAACGAACTGGTGGCCAACAGTCTTAAATTTGCTTTCCCAAATAAGGAGAAAGGTTCAATTACAGTCGAGATGAAAACTAAAAATGATGAATACACCTTGATAGTTGCTGATGATGGGATAGGTTTCCCTGCTGATGTTGATTTTAAGAAAACTGATTCATTAGGTTTGCAACTGGTTAACAATTTGGTAAATCAACTTGATGGTGAAATAACCCTGGACAGGAGCCATGGAACAGAATATAAGATCACTTTCAAAGAGTTAAATTACAAAAAACGGTTGGATATTAACAATACAGTTGAATAA
- a CDS encoding aldo/keto reductase yields MQYRKNKKNGDEISALGFGAMRLPTKNGRIDKEKAKEQIYYAIDQGVNFIDTAYPYHGGASESFLGEILQNEYREKVKLCTKMPSWSIKKYEDMEKFLETQLDKLQTDYIDYYLIHSLGKGSFQRLKDLGVLEFLEKAKQDGKINNIGFSFHDNGDAFKDIVDAYPWDACLIQYNYLDEKTQAGTEGVKYAHSQGISVFIMEPLKGGILADVPEEAQKIWDNAPVQRSPADWALRWVLNHPEVTCVISGMGELDQVKENIQVAEETLPGSLSEDELKLYDEVKQVYHELMKINCTSCGYCMPCPRGVDIPTCFEIYNHKYMFKTRGTSFTYLTRLGGVFSGNESHAGLCNGCGKCVRACPQKLEIPTLLNDVSKELGGVGFSYRVKIGKAILVPLFDAFISISSRFSRRSGNNSVRKE; encoded by the coding sequence ATGCAGTACAGGAAAAATAAGAAAAATGGTGATGAAATATCAGCACTGGGCTTTGGAGCAATGCGCCTACCTACCAAAAACGGAAGGATTGACAAGGAAAAAGCAAAAGAACAGATATACTACGCAATAGATCAGGGGGTGAACTTCATTGACACCGCCTACCCCTACCATGGCGGAGCCAGTGAATCCTTTTTAGGGGAAATCCTCCAAAATGAGTACAGGGAAAAGGTGAAACTATGTACCAAAATGCCCTCCTGGTCTATAAAAAAATATGAGGACATGGAGAAGTTCCTGGAAACCCAGCTGGACAAACTGCAGACAGATTACATTGACTATTACCTGATTCACAGCCTGGGGAAAGGTAGCTTCCAAAGACTTAAAGACTTGGGTGTCCTGGAATTTTTAGAAAAAGCCAAACAAGATGGGAAGATCAATAACATCGGATTCTCATTCCATGATAATGGTGATGCCTTCAAGGATATTGTGGATGCTTACCCCTGGGATGCGTGTTTGATCCAGTACAATTATCTGGATGAGAAAACTCAGGCTGGAACCGAAGGAGTGAAGTATGCCCACTCACAGGGGATCAGTGTATTCATCATGGAACCATTGAAGGGAGGTATTCTGGCCGATGTGCCAGAAGAAGCCCAGAAGATATGGGATAATGCACCGGTTCAGCGGAGCCCTGCAGACTGGGCTTTAAGATGGGTCTTAAATCATCCAGAAGTGACCTGTGTGATCTCCGGGATGGGTGAATTGGACCAGGTTAAAGAGAATATCCAGGTAGCAGAAGAAACCCTGCCCGGCAGTCTCAGTGAAGATGAATTAAAACTTTACGATGAGGTTAAACAGGTTTATCATGAACTTATGAAGATCAACTGTACTTCCTGCGGTTACTGCATGCCCTGCCCACGAGGAGTGGATATTCCCACATGTTTTGAGATCTACAACCACAAGTACATGTTCAAAACCAGAGGAACATCATTCACTTACCTGACAAGACTGGGTGGTGTTTTCAGTGGGAACGAATCCCATGCAGGACTCTGTAATGGTTGTGGGAAGTGTGTGAGAGCCTGCCCCCAGAAACTGGAAATACCAACCCTTTTAAATGATGTTTCCAAGGAACTGGGAGGAGTGGGATTCAGCTACAGGGTGAAAATTGGCAAAGCCATTCTGGTGCCCCTTTTTGATGCATTCATATCAATTAGCTCCAGATTTTCCAGGAGATCTGGTAATAATTCCGTTAGAAAAGAGTGA
- a CDS encoding aldo/keto reductase, which translates to MQYRKNKKNGDEISTLGYGAMRLPTKNGRIDKELAKEQIYYAIDQGVNIIDTAYPYHGGSSESFLGEILKDGYREKVKLCTKMPSWSVKKYEDMEKYLKIQLEKLQTDCIDYYLIHNLSKVSFEKLKKIGVLEFLEDAKAKGKINNIGFSFHSDLDSFKEIIDTYNWDVCLIQYNYMDEKNQAGTEGLEYAHSKGTNIFIMEPLKGGILAGKIPDKAQEIWEESDTRRSPADWAIRWVLNHPEVTTVFSGMGELDQVEENLKVSDEVLPNSLTEEELELYERVKEVYKDLMKVDCTGCGYCMPCPRGVDIPRCFNFYNQKYMFNESPSFDYLAILGGVFSGQEAYAGLCNGCGKCVRACPQNLKIPELLTDVSSELEGRGFKYKLKITGAVIMPVFEVFISLSDRLSRRSRS; encoded by the coding sequence ATGCAGTACAGGAAAAATAAGAAAAATGGTGATGAAATCTCGACCCTGGGATACGGTGCTATGAGATTGCCTACTAAAAACGGCAGGATCGACAAAGAATTGGCAAAAGAGCAGATATATTACGCTATTGACCAGGGAGTGAACATTATTGACACTGCGTACCCTTACCATGGTGGCTCAAGTGAATCATTCCTGGGAGAAATCCTTAAAGATGGATACCGGGAGAAAGTAAAACTTTGCACCAAAATGCCGTCATGGTCTGTTAAAAAATATGAAGACATGGAAAAATACCTGAAAATTCAACTTGAAAAGCTCCAGACAGACTGTATTGATTATTATTTGATTCACAACCTGAGCAAGGTAAGTTTTGAAAAACTTAAAAAAATAGGCGTTCTTGAATTTTTAGAAGATGCTAAAGCAAAAGGGAAAATAAATAACATCGGTTTTTCATTTCATTCTGATTTAGATTCTTTTAAAGAAATTATAGACACGTACAATTGGGATGTTTGTCTAATTCAGTACAACTATATGGATGAAAAAAATCAGGCAGGTACTGAAGGATTAGAATACGCTCACTCCAAAGGAACAAACATATTTATTATGGAACCTTTAAAAGGCGGGATTTTAGCTGGTAAAATCCCTGATAAAGCACAAGAAATTTGGGAGGAGTCTGACACCAGAAGAAGTCCTGCTGACTGGGCAATCCGTTGGGTCCTAAACCATCCAGAGGTTACCACTGTTTTTTCGGGTATGGGTGAACTGGACCAGGTTGAAGAAAATTTAAAGGTATCAGATGAAGTTTTACCTAATTCATTAACTGAAGAGGAATTAGAACTTTATGAAAGGGTTAAAGAAGTTTATAAAGATCTCATGAAAGTCGATTGTACTGGATGTGGTTACTGTATGCCCTGCCCTCGTGGAGTGGACATACCCCGCTGCTTTAACTTCTACAACCAAAAGTACATGTTCAATGAAAGTCCGTCTTTTGATTATCTTGCAATATTAGGAGGAGTTTTTTCCGGCCAGGAAGCCTATGCTGGGCTCTGCAATGGTTGTGGCAAATGCGTGAGGGCCTGTCCTCAGAATCTGAAAATACCTGAATTATTAACTGATGTTTCCAGTGAACTTGAAGGTCGTGGCTTTAAATACAAATTAAAAATCACAGGAGCAGTGATCATGCCAGTTTTTGAAGTTTTTATCTCGTTAAGTGATCGACTCTCCCGCCGATCTCGATCCTAA
- a CDS encoding TetR/AcrR family transcriptional regulator — translation MKEKEQKILDTSLKLFVEKGFHGTSTAEIAKTAGVATGTLFHYFKTKEELIDRLYIYTKESILEEVQGDYDENNPFKENVKSLWLKFVCLGIKDPYKFNFIMTFHCSPYITSFTKGRIEEKFVELLEIYKKGFEEGEIKEIYDELLMDYFWGNILNTIMHFEQNPEKMNKENVDLSFELFWDGISR, via the coding sequence TTGAAGGAAAAAGAACAGAAAATACTGGATACATCCCTTAAACTCTTTGTGGAGAAGGGTTTTCACGGAACTTCCACCGCTGAAATTGCAAAAACTGCAGGAGTAGCTACTGGTACGCTCTTCCATTATTTCAAGACCAAAGAAGAACTCATTGATCGCCTTTATATTTACACCAAGGAAAGCATACTGGAAGAGGTTCAGGGGGATTATGATGAGAACAACCCATTTAAAGAAAATGTTAAATCATTATGGTTGAAATTTGTGTGTTTGGGAATTAAAGACCCTTATAAATTCAATTTTATAATGACATTCCACTGTTCTCCCTACATTACCTCATTTACCAAGGGAAGAATTGAAGAAAAATTTGTGGAACTGCTTGAAATTTATAAAAAAGGATTTGAAGAGGGTGAAATTAAGGAAATCTACGATGAACTTCTCATGGATTATTTCTGGGGTAACATACTCAACACCATAATGCACTTTGAGCAAAACCCTGAAAAAATGAATAAAGAGAATGTAGATCTTTCCTTTGAACTATTCTGGGATGGAATATCCCGGTGA